The following are encoded in a window of Corythoichthys intestinalis isolate RoL2023-P3 chromosome 8, ASM3026506v1, whole genome shotgun sequence genomic DNA:
- the LOC130920912 gene encoding zinc finger protein Aiolos-like isoform X1, translating into MNTDNTEFLPTIGNGIDNSTADANVKPLEKEQRDISFPENGIQYIKGMIKVEDEDTGNNEKYPEAESECAILPKEERNVSEEQMEEGYDGNRTEDDDYNDEERDCGAEPEDLSLVDYSLYNSAALQDGSAEATSERTYMTGAMSPHTQSMGKLNCDICGLSCVSINVLLVHKRSHTGERPFHCSQCGASFTQKGNLLRHIKLHSGEKPFKCPMCSYACRRRDALSGHLRTHSVEKPFKCNLCSRSYKQRSSLEEHRERCHVYIHSNAPAEKADDSPISRTQMGTERALLLDRLATNVAKRKSSMPQKFTGDNGVCLDLSLNRNPVHQQDPPLGSPGPDVHCQQPLMRSGPESDLAHSQRPYPVLLNRNEISPIGLTNGHKMIMPMPGVLHSHQQQPGMETFHNDGSQGSHIMYSLGQLLGGLNHQNGMPHPQSIPLSPLEALQVARAEGEAGGIPGALYSCSHCKVIFLDYVMFTIHMGCHGFRDPLECNVCGHRSRDRYEFSSHIVRGEHRLETK; encoded by the exons ACAATTCCACTGCTGATGCAAATGTGAAGCCTTTGGAGAAAGAACAGAGGGATATCTCATTCCCTGAGAATGGAATTCAGTATATTAAAG GAATGATAAAGGTCGAGGACGAAGACACAGGAAACAATGAGAAGTACCCTGAGGCTGAGTCAGAATGCGCAATTTTGCCAAAGGAGGAAAGAAATGTCTCTGAGGAACAAATGGAGGAAGGATATGATGGCAACAGAACAGAAGATGACGATTACAATGATGAAGAGAGAGATTGCGGGGCTGAACCAGAGGACTTGTCGTTGGTAGACTACTCACTGTACAACAGTGCAGCTCTGCAGGATGGCTCAGCAGAGGCCACATCCGAGAGGACCTACATGACTGGAGCCATGAGTCCCCACACGCAGTCAATGGGGAAGCTTAACTGTGACATCTGCGGCTTGTCCTGCGTCAGCATCAACGTACTGCTGGTGCACAAACGCAGCCACACGG GTGAAAGACCATTCCACTGCAGTCAGTGTGGCGCTTCCTTTACCCAGAAGGGAAACCTGCTTCGCCACATCAAACTACACTCCGGGGAAAAGCCTTTCAAATGTCCCATGTGCAGCTACGCTTGCCGCCGACGTGACGCCTTAAGCGGACACCTGCGCACCCATTCTG TAGAGAAGCCCTTCAAGTGCAACCTCTGCAGTCGTAGTTACAAGCAGCGCAGCTCCCTCGAGGAGCACAGAGAGAGGTGCCATGTGTACATTCACAGTAATGCACCTGCTGAGAAAG CAGACGACAGTCCCATTTCGAGGACTCAGATGGGCACTGAGCGTGCGCTGCTTCTTGACAGGCTCGCCACAAATGTAGCCAAACGCAAGAGTTCCATGCCGCAGAAGTTTACAG GTGATAATGGTGTCTGTCTGGACCTGAGCTTGAACAGGAATCCAGTTCACCAACAGGACCCTCCATTAGGCTCCCCTGGGCCTGACGTCCACTGCCAACAGCCGTTAATGCGTTCAGGCCCAGAAAGTGATCTAGCTCACTCGCAAAGGCCATACCCAGTTCTGCTAAACCGCAATGAAATCAGTCCTATTGGCCTTACCAATGGCCACAAGATGATCATGCCGATGCCAGGTGTCCTTCATTCCCACCAACAACAACCTGGCATGGAAACCTTCCACAATGATGGCTCTCAGGGATCTCATATCATGTATAGCCTAGGCCAGTTGCTAGGAGGACTGAACCATCAGAATGGGATGCCACACCCTCAGTCCATTCCCTTGTCACCCCTGGAAGCTTTGCAGGTAGCGCGGGCTGAAGGAGAGGCTGGTGGGATTCCTGGGGCATTGTACTCCTGCAGCCACTGCAAGGTGATCTTTCTTGACTATGTCATGTTCACGATCCACATGGGATGTCACGGATTCCGCGACCCACTTGAGTGCAATGTGTGTGGTCATCGCAGTCGGGACCGATATGAGTTCTCATCACACATAGTTCGTGGAGAACACCGGCTGGAAACGAAGTAG
- the LOC130920912 gene encoding zinc finger protein Aiolos-like isoform X3, whose product MNTDNTEFLPTIGNGIDNSTADANVKPLEKEQRDISFPENGIQYIKGMIKVEDEDTGNNEKYPEAESECAILPKEERNVSEEQMEEGYDGNRTEDDDYNDEERDCGAEPEDLSLVDYSLYNSAALQDGSAEATSERTYMTGAMSPHTQSMGKLNCDICGLSCVSINVLLVHKRSHTGERPFHCSQCGASFTQKGNLLRHIKLHSGEKPFKCPMCSYACRRRDALSGHLRTHSEKPFKCNLCSRSYKQRSSLEEHRERCHVYIHSNAPAEKADDSPISRTQMGTERALLLDRLATNVAKRKSSMPQKFTGDNGVCLDLSLNRNPVHQQDPPLGSPGPDVHCQQPLMRSGPESDLAHSQRPYPVLLNRNEISPIGLTNGHKMIMPMPGVLHSHQQQPGMETFHNDGSQGSHIMYSLGQLLGGLNHQNGMPHPQSIPLSPLEALQVARAEGEAGGIPGALYSCSHCKVIFLDYVMFTIHMGCHGFRDPLECNVCGHRSRDRYEFSSHIVRGEHRLETK is encoded by the exons ACAATTCCACTGCTGATGCAAATGTGAAGCCTTTGGAGAAAGAACAGAGGGATATCTCATTCCCTGAGAATGGAATTCAGTATATTAAAG GAATGATAAAGGTCGAGGACGAAGACACAGGAAACAATGAGAAGTACCCTGAGGCTGAGTCAGAATGCGCAATTTTGCCAAAGGAGGAAAGAAATGTCTCTGAGGAACAAATGGAGGAAGGATATGATGGCAACAGAACAGAAGATGACGATTACAATGATGAAGAGAGAGATTGCGGGGCTGAACCAGAGGACTTGTCGTTGGTAGACTACTCACTGTACAACAGTGCAGCTCTGCAGGATGGCTCAGCAGAGGCCACATCCGAGAGGACCTACATGACTGGAGCCATGAGTCCCCACACGCAGTCAATGGGGAAGCTTAACTGTGACATCTGCGGCTTGTCCTGCGTCAGCATCAACGTACTGCTGGTGCACAAACGCAGCCACACGG GTGAAAGACCATTCCACTGCAGTCAGTGTGGCGCTTCCTTTACCCAGAAGGGAAACCTGCTTCGCCACATCAAACTACACTCCGGGGAAAAGCCTTTCAAATGTCCCATGTGCAGCTACGCTTGCCGCCGACGTGACGCCTTAAGCGGACACCTGCGCACCCATTCTG AGAAGCCCTTCAAGTGCAACCTCTGCAGTCGTAGTTACAAGCAGCGCAGCTCCCTCGAGGAGCACAGAGAGAGGTGCCATGTGTACATTCACAGTAATGCACCTGCTGAGAAAG CAGACGACAGTCCCATTTCGAGGACTCAGATGGGCACTGAGCGTGCGCTGCTTCTTGACAGGCTCGCCACAAATGTAGCCAAACGCAAGAGTTCCATGCCGCAGAAGTTTACAG GTGATAATGGTGTCTGTCTGGACCTGAGCTTGAACAGGAATCCAGTTCACCAACAGGACCCTCCATTAGGCTCCCCTGGGCCTGACGTCCACTGCCAACAGCCGTTAATGCGTTCAGGCCCAGAAAGTGATCTAGCTCACTCGCAAAGGCCATACCCAGTTCTGCTAAACCGCAATGAAATCAGTCCTATTGGCCTTACCAATGGCCACAAGATGATCATGCCGATGCCAGGTGTCCTTCATTCCCACCAACAACAACCTGGCATGGAAACCTTCCACAATGATGGCTCTCAGGGATCTCATATCATGTATAGCCTAGGCCAGTTGCTAGGAGGACTGAACCATCAGAATGGGATGCCACACCCTCAGTCCATTCCCTTGTCACCCCTGGAAGCTTTGCAGGTAGCGCGGGCTGAAGGAGAGGCTGGTGGGATTCCTGGGGCATTGTACTCCTGCAGCCACTGCAAGGTGATCTTTCTTGACTATGTCATGTTCACGATCCACATGGGATGTCACGGATTCCGCGACCCACTTGAGTGCAATGTGTGTGGTCATCGCAGTCGGGACCGATATGAGTTCTCATCACACATAGTTCGTGGAGAACACCGGCTGGAAACGAAGTAG
- the LOC130920912 gene encoding zinc finger protein Aiolos-like isoform X2, with amino-acid sequence MNTDNTEFLPTIGNGIDNSTADANVKPLEKEQRDISFPENGIQYIKGMIKVEDEDTGNNEKYPEAESECAILPKEERNVSEEQMEEGYDGNRTEDDDYNDEERDCGAEPEDLSLVDYSLYNSAALQDGSAEATSERTYMTGAMSPHTQSMGKLNCDICGLSCVSINVLLVHKRSHTGERPFHCSQCGASFTQKGNLLRHIKLHSGEKPFKCPMCSYACRRRDALSGHLRTHSVEKPFKCNLCSRSYKQRSSLEEHRERCHVYIHSNAPAEKDDSPISRTQMGTERALLLDRLATNVAKRKSSMPQKFTGDNGVCLDLSLNRNPVHQQDPPLGSPGPDVHCQQPLMRSGPESDLAHSQRPYPVLLNRNEISPIGLTNGHKMIMPMPGVLHSHQQQPGMETFHNDGSQGSHIMYSLGQLLGGLNHQNGMPHPQSIPLSPLEALQVARAEGEAGGIPGALYSCSHCKVIFLDYVMFTIHMGCHGFRDPLECNVCGHRSRDRYEFSSHIVRGEHRLETK; translated from the exons ACAATTCCACTGCTGATGCAAATGTGAAGCCTTTGGAGAAAGAACAGAGGGATATCTCATTCCCTGAGAATGGAATTCAGTATATTAAAG GAATGATAAAGGTCGAGGACGAAGACACAGGAAACAATGAGAAGTACCCTGAGGCTGAGTCAGAATGCGCAATTTTGCCAAAGGAGGAAAGAAATGTCTCTGAGGAACAAATGGAGGAAGGATATGATGGCAACAGAACAGAAGATGACGATTACAATGATGAAGAGAGAGATTGCGGGGCTGAACCAGAGGACTTGTCGTTGGTAGACTACTCACTGTACAACAGTGCAGCTCTGCAGGATGGCTCAGCAGAGGCCACATCCGAGAGGACCTACATGACTGGAGCCATGAGTCCCCACACGCAGTCAATGGGGAAGCTTAACTGTGACATCTGCGGCTTGTCCTGCGTCAGCATCAACGTACTGCTGGTGCACAAACGCAGCCACACGG GTGAAAGACCATTCCACTGCAGTCAGTGTGGCGCTTCCTTTACCCAGAAGGGAAACCTGCTTCGCCACATCAAACTACACTCCGGGGAAAAGCCTTTCAAATGTCCCATGTGCAGCTACGCTTGCCGCCGACGTGACGCCTTAAGCGGACACCTGCGCACCCATTCTG TAGAGAAGCCCTTCAAGTGCAACCTCTGCAGTCGTAGTTACAAGCAGCGCAGCTCCCTCGAGGAGCACAGAGAGAGGTGCCATGTGTACATTCACAGTAATGCACCTGCTGAGAAAG ACGACAGTCCCATTTCGAGGACTCAGATGGGCACTGAGCGTGCGCTGCTTCTTGACAGGCTCGCCACAAATGTAGCCAAACGCAAGAGTTCCATGCCGCAGAAGTTTACAG GTGATAATGGTGTCTGTCTGGACCTGAGCTTGAACAGGAATCCAGTTCACCAACAGGACCCTCCATTAGGCTCCCCTGGGCCTGACGTCCACTGCCAACAGCCGTTAATGCGTTCAGGCCCAGAAAGTGATCTAGCTCACTCGCAAAGGCCATACCCAGTTCTGCTAAACCGCAATGAAATCAGTCCTATTGGCCTTACCAATGGCCACAAGATGATCATGCCGATGCCAGGTGTCCTTCATTCCCACCAACAACAACCTGGCATGGAAACCTTCCACAATGATGGCTCTCAGGGATCTCATATCATGTATAGCCTAGGCCAGTTGCTAGGAGGACTGAACCATCAGAATGGGATGCCACACCCTCAGTCCATTCCCTTGTCACCCCTGGAAGCTTTGCAGGTAGCGCGGGCTGAAGGAGAGGCTGGTGGGATTCCTGGGGCATTGTACTCCTGCAGCCACTGCAAGGTGATCTTTCTTGACTATGTCATGTTCACGATCCACATGGGATGTCACGGATTCCGCGACCCACTTGAGTGCAATGTGTGTGGTCATCGCAGTCGGGACCGATATGAGTTCTCATCACACATAGTTCGTGGAGAACACCGGCTGGAAACGAAGTAG
- the LOC130920912 gene encoding zinc finger protein Aiolos-like isoform X4 yields MIKVEDEDTGNNEKYPEAESECAILPKEERNVSEEQMEEGYDGNRTEDDDYNDEERDCGAEPEDLSLVDYSLYNSAALQDGSAEATSERTYMTGAMSPHTQSMGKLNCDICGLSCVSINVLLVHKRSHTGERPFHCSQCGASFTQKGNLLRHIKLHSGEKPFKCPMCSYACRRRDALSGHLRTHSVEKPFKCNLCSRSYKQRSSLEEHRERCHVYIHSNAPAEKADDSPISRTQMGTERALLLDRLATNVAKRKSSMPQKFTGDNGVCLDLSLNRNPVHQQDPPLGSPGPDVHCQQPLMRSGPESDLAHSQRPYPVLLNRNEISPIGLTNGHKMIMPMPGVLHSHQQQPGMETFHNDGSQGSHIMYSLGQLLGGLNHQNGMPHPQSIPLSPLEALQVARAEGEAGGIPGALYSCSHCKVIFLDYVMFTIHMGCHGFRDPLECNVCGHRSRDRYEFSSHIVRGEHRLETK; encoded by the exons ATGATAAAGGTCGAGGACGAAGACACAGGAAACAATGAGAAGTACCCTGAGGCTGAGTCAGAATGCGCAATTTTGCCAAAGGAGGAAAGAAATGTCTCTGAGGAACAAATGGAGGAAGGATATGATGGCAACAGAACAGAAGATGACGATTACAATGATGAAGAGAGAGATTGCGGGGCTGAACCAGAGGACTTGTCGTTGGTAGACTACTCACTGTACAACAGTGCAGCTCTGCAGGATGGCTCAGCAGAGGCCACATCCGAGAGGACCTACATGACTGGAGCCATGAGTCCCCACACGCAGTCAATGGGGAAGCTTAACTGTGACATCTGCGGCTTGTCCTGCGTCAGCATCAACGTACTGCTGGTGCACAAACGCAGCCACACGG GTGAAAGACCATTCCACTGCAGTCAGTGTGGCGCTTCCTTTACCCAGAAGGGAAACCTGCTTCGCCACATCAAACTACACTCCGGGGAAAAGCCTTTCAAATGTCCCATGTGCAGCTACGCTTGCCGCCGACGTGACGCCTTAAGCGGACACCTGCGCACCCATTCTG TAGAGAAGCCCTTCAAGTGCAACCTCTGCAGTCGTAGTTACAAGCAGCGCAGCTCCCTCGAGGAGCACAGAGAGAGGTGCCATGTGTACATTCACAGTAATGCACCTGCTGAGAAAG CAGACGACAGTCCCATTTCGAGGACTCAGATGGGCACTGAGCGTGCGCTGCTTCTTGACAGGCTCGCCACAAATGTAGCCAAACGCAAGAGTTCCATGCCGCAGAAGTTTACAG GTGATAATGGTGTCTGTCTGGACCTGAGCTTGAACAGGAATCCAGTTCACCAACAGGACCCTCCATTAGGCTCCCCTGGGCCTGACGTCCACTGCCAACAGCCGTTAATGCGTTCAGGCCCAGAAAGTGATCTAGCTCACTCGCAAAGGCCATACCCAGTTCTGCTAAACCGCAATGAAATCAGTCCTATTGGCCTTACCAATGGCCACAAGATGATCATGCCGATGCCAGGTGTCCTTCATTCCCACCAACAACAACCTGGCATGGAAACCTTCCACAATGATGGCTCTCAGGGATCTCATATCATGTATAGCCTAGGCCAGTTGCTAGGAGGACTGAACCATCAGAATGGGATGCCACACCCTCAGTCCATTCCCTTGTCACCCCTGGAAGCTTTGCAGGTAGCGCGGGCTGAAGGAGAGGCTGGTGGGATTCCTGGGGCATTGTACTCCTGCAGCCACTGCAAGGTGATCTTTCTTGACTATGTCATGTTCACGATCCACATGGGATGTCACGGATTCCGCGACCCACTTGAGTGCAATGTGTGTGGTCATCGCAGTCGGGACCGATATGAGTTCTCATCACACATAGTTCGTGGAGAACACCGGCTGGAAACGAAGTAG